From one Opitutaceae bacterium genomic stretch:
- a CDS encoding SDR family oxidoreductase, translated as MNTPSLFAIAGKVIVVTGATGTLTGSAAKYLAGQGARVVYLGRTQSKLDATLTEVRKELPDAEVLAVAADVNDRAALEHARDTVVARWGRVDALLNGAGGNQPGATLTPDKTFTDLDFSAFRQVVDLNLHGTVLPTLVFTPALQASPAASIVNYSSASASRAITRVIGYSAAKAAVENFTRWLAVEFARKSKGTMRVNALVPGFFLGEQNRRLLTNEDGTLTARGETIIRQTPFGRFGQADELHGAIHYLVSDASKFVTGTTLVVDGGFGVFSGV; from the coding sequence ATGAACACCCCTTCCCTCTTCGCAATCGCCGGAAAAGTCATCGTCGTAACGGGCGCCACCGGCACACTCACCGGATCTGCGGCTAAATACCTGGCTGGCCAGGGCGCCCGCGTGGTGTACCTCGGTCGCACCCAGTCAAAACTCGATGCCACACTGACCGAGGTGCGCAAGGAGCTTCCTGACGCTGAGGTGCTCGCCGTTGCCGCTGACGTCAATGACCGCGCCGCGCTCGAGCATGCCCGGGACACCGTCGTGGCCAGGTGGGGACGCGTTGATGCTCTTCTCAACGGCGCTGGCGGAAACCAGCCAGGCGCCACGCTCACGCCCGACAAGACCTTCACCGACCTCGACTTCAGTGCCTTCCGACAGGTCGTCGACTTGAACCTGCATGGCACGGTGCTGCCGACGCTTGTATTCACCCCGGCATTACAAGCCTCGCCGGCGGCGAGCATCGTGAACTATTCCTCTGCCTCGGCCTCGCGCGCCATCACACGCGTGATTGGCTACTCTGCCGCGAAGGCAGCGGTGGAAAACTTCACCCGCTGGCTTGCCGTTGAATTCGCCAGGAAATCAAAGGGGACGATGCGGGTGAACGCGCTTGTGCCGGGTTTCTTCCTCGGTGAGCAGAACCGTCGTCTCCTCACGAATGAGGACGGCACTCTCACCGCCCGGGGTGAGACCATCATCCGCCAGACGCCATTCGGCCGCTTTGGACAGGCGGATGAGTTGCACGGGGCAATTCACTACCTGGTGTCTGATGCGTCGAAGTTCGTGACCGGCACCACGCTGGTCGTCGATGGAGGCTTCGGCGTCTTCTCCGGCGTCTAG
- a CDS encoding sigma-70 family RNA polymerase sigma factor: protein MLPEPATPTPIADEDLMLRVQSSDEAAFAELMGRWELPVKSVIARLVLNASEAEDLAQEAFVRLWQHRAKFQAGRRFKPWLLGIAVNLARNRLRWWRHRPTVALDEWMEEPGSNASEAGAAGLERAEQAQTVRDAIAGLPHDYREALVLFEYEELSYQEIAELVGASAKVVENRIARGRAKLKAALGALRESRP from the coding sequence ATGCTTCCCGAGCCGGCGACGCCCACCCCGATTGCTGACGAGGACCTGATGCTGCGCGTGCAGTCGTCGGACGAAGCTGCCTTCGCCGAGCTGATGGGACGCTGGGAACTTCCCGTCAAGTCAGTGATCGCCCGACTCGTCCTGAATGCCTCGGAAGCGGAGGACCTTGCACAGGAGGCGTTCGTACGCCTGTGGCAGCACCGGGCTAAGTTTCAGGCCGGCCGGCGCTTCAAACCTTGGCTACTTGGAATCGCAGTGAATCTTGCCAGGAATCGCCTGAGGTGGTGGCGCCATCGGCCGACCGTGGCCCTGGACGAGTGGATGGAGGAACCGGGTTCGAACGCAAGTGAAGCAGGAGCCGCCGGCCTCGAGCGGGCAGAGCAGGCACAGACCGTACGCGACGCCATCGCTGGTCTTCCTCACGATTATCGGGAGGCCTTGGTCTTGTTTGAATACGAGGAGCTTTCCTATCAGGAGATTGCCGAGCTCGTGGGCGCAAGCGCCAAGGTCGTGGAGAACCGCATCGCGAGAGGACGAGCCAAGCTGAAGGCGGCCCTTGGCGCTTTGCGGGAATCCCGCCCGTGA